The proteins below come from a single Serratia fonticola genomic window:
- the rhlE gene encoding ATP-dependent RNA helicase RhlE codes for MSFETLGLSAEILRAVEEQGYREPTPIQRQAIPVVLAGRDLMASAQTGTGKTAGFTLPLLQLLSKHDHPIKGRRPVRALILTPTRELAAQIGENVEAYSKHLRLRSLVVFGGVSINPQMMKLRGGVDILVATPGRLLDLEHQNAVDLSKIEILVLDEADRMLDMGFIHDIRRVLSKLPAKRQNLLFSATFSDEIKGLASKLLTNPASVEVARRNTASEQIEQSVHFVDKKRKRELLSQMIGEGDWKQVLVFNRTKHGANHLAEQLNKDGITAAAIHGNKSQGARTRALADFKDGKIRVLVATDIAARGLDIDQLPHVVNYELPNVPEDYVHRIGRTGRAERTGEAISLVCVDEHKLLRDIERLLKREIPRIALPGYEPDPSIKAEPIINGRQAGGGRGAPRGNGGGAPRTGNGGGQRSGNGGGQRENRGGGSARPQGDGKPRSGAPSRRPHSRKPSE; via the coding sequence ATGTCATTTGAAACCCTCGGCTTAAGTGCTGAAATTCTGCGCGCTGTTGAAGAACAGGGCTATCGCGAACCTACGCCAATTCAACGCCAGGCAATCCCGGTGGTATTGGCAGGCCGTGACCTGATGGCCAGCGCCCAGACCGGCACCGGTAAAACAGCTGGTTTTACCTTGCCGCTATTACAGCTGCTGAGCAAACACGATCACCCAATCAAAGGCCGCCGCCCGGTGCGCGCGTTGATCCTGACGCCAACCCGTGAACTGGCTGCACAAATCGGTGAAAACGTTGAGGCTTACAGCAAACACCTGCGCCTGCGTTCGCTGGTGGTGTTTGGTGGTGTGAGCATCAACCCGCAGATGATGAAGCTGCGCGGCGGCGTCGATATCCTGGTGGCAACGCCAGGTCGCCTGCTGGATCTGGAACATCAGAACGCGGTTGATCTGTCCAAAATTGAAATTCTGGTGCTGGACGAAGCCGACCGCATGCTGGATATGGGCTTTATCCATGATATCCGCCGCGTGCTGTCCAAGCTGCCTGCCAAGCGTCAGAACCTGCTGTTCTCCGCGACCTTCTCTGATGAGATCAAAGGGCTGGCCAGTAAACTGCTGACCAACCCGGCCTCGGTAGAAGTGGCTCGCCGCAACACCGCATCTGAGCAAATTGAACAGAGCGTTCACTTTGTTGATAAGAAGCGCAAGCGTGAACTGCTTTCCCAGATGATCGGCGAAGGTGACTGGAAGCAGGTGCTGGTATTTAACCGTACCAAGCACGGTGCCAACCATTTGGCTGAACAGCTGAATAAAGATGGCATCACCGCTGCGGCTATCCACGGTAACAAAAGCCAGGGCGCACGTACCCGCGCACTCGCCGACTTTAAAGATGGCAAAATCCGCGTGCTGGTAGCAACAGACATCGCTGCACGTGGCCTGGATATCGATCAGTTGCCACACGTAGTGAACTACGAACTGCCAAACGTACCGGAAGATTACGTCCACCGCATTGGCCGTACCGGCCGTGCCGAACGTACCGGTGAGGCGATCTCGTTGGTCTGTGTGGATGAGCACAAACTGCTGCGTGATATTGAGCGCCTGCTCAAGCGTGAAATTCCACGCATTGCCCTGCCAGGCTATGAGCCGGACCCAAGCATCAAAGCCGAACCGATCATCAATGGCCGTCAGGCTGGCGGTGGCCGTGGTGCTCCACGTGGCAACGGCGGCGGCGCTCCGCGTACCGGTAACGGTGGCGGCCAGCGTAGTGGCAATGGCGGCGGTCAGCGTGAAAATCGCGGCGGCGGCAGTGCTCGCCCGCAGGGTGACGGCAAACCACGTTCAGGTGCTCCATCGCGCCGTCCGCATAGCCGTAAACCGTCTGAGTAA
- a CDS encoding D-2-hydroxyacid dehydrogenase family protein — MKLKCAILDDYQGVALTMADWSVLGEQVEVFSLREHIDDEDQLVSRIKDCEIVVIMRERTPFTAALLARLPKLQLLITSGMRNASIDLPAAARHGVTVCGTASGSEAPMELTWALILGLAKHLVAESSGLRANGPWQQHVGITLHGKTLGLLGLGKIGGQMAKVAQAFGMNVVAWSQNMTAERAQEFGVQLAESKQALLAASDFVSVHLVLSDRSRGLIDRQALAQMKNSAFLINTSRAAIVDQQALIEALQIGQIAGAGLDVFEVEPLPADHPLRRLPNVLATPHVGYVADDNYRTYFREAIADIQAFIAGEPLRKLG; from the coding sequence ATGAAATTGAAGTGTGCAATTCTTGATGATTACCAGGGTGTAGCGCTGACGATGGCAGATTGGTCCGTCCTTGGCGAGCAGGTTGAGGTCTTCTCCCTGCGCGAGCATATTGACGATGAAGACCAACTGGTGAGCCGCATCAAAGACTGCGAGATCGTGGTGATTATGCGAGAACGTACGCCGTTCACCGCCGCATTGCTTGCCCGTTTGCCAAAACTGCAATTGCTGATCACCTCAGGCATGCGCAACGCTTCGATCGATCTGCCAGCGGCAGCTCGGCATGGTGTTACCGTTTGCGGCACCGCCAGCGGCTCTGAAGCGCCGATGGAACTGACCTGGGCGCTAATCCTCGGTTTGGCCAAGCATCTGGTGGCTGAAAGCAGCGGATTGCGTGCCAACGGGCCTTGGCAGCAACATGTTGGCATCACCTTGCATGGAAAAACGTTAGGCCTACTGGGGCTGGGCAAGATCGGCGGCCAGATGGCGAAGGTAGCACAGGCGTTTGGCATGAACGTCGTTGCCTGGAGCCAAAATATGACGGCTGAAAGGGCACAGGAATTCGGTGTGCAACTTGCCGAGTCAAAACAGGCGTTACTGGCAGCGAGTGACTTTGTTTCGGTGCATCTGGTGTTAAGCGATCGCAGCCGTGGGCTGATCGACCGTCAGGCGCTGGCGCAGATGAAAAACAGCGCTTTCCTGATTAACACCTCGCGCGCAGCGATTGTCGATCAGCAAGCCCTGATTGAAGCACTGCAAATCGGGCAGATCGCCGGTGCCGGGCTGGACGTGTTTGAAGTAGAGCCACTACCAGCCGATCACCCATTGCGCCGCTTGCCCAACGTGCTGGCTACGCCGCATGTGGGCTATGTGGCGGATGATAACTACCGCACCTATTTCCGGGAAGCGATTGCCGATATCCAGGCTTTTATTGCCGGCGAGCCGCTGCGCAAGCTAGGCTAA
- the dusC gene encoding tRNA dihydrouridine(16) synthase DusC, whose translation MRVLLAPMEGVLDSLVRELLTEVNDYDLCITEFLRVIDQRLPAKSFYRLCPELHHASRTPSGTQVRVQLLGQYPEWLAENAAQAVELGSYGVDLNCGCPSKHVNGSGGGATLLKDPELIYQGAKAMRAAVPAHLPVTVKVRLGWDSDSRSFEIADAVQQAGATEITIHGRTKEDGYKADRINWQAIGEIRQRLTIPVIANGEIWDYQSAQACMQATGCDAVMLGRGALNIPNLSRVVKYNEPRMPWPQVVQLLQKYVHLEKQGDTGLYHVARIKQWLSYLRKEYQEATELFTEIRTLNNSKDIARVICR comes from the coding sequence ATGCGCGTATTATTGGCTCCAATGGAGGGGGTACTCGACTCTCTGGTGCGGGAATTGCTCACCGAGGTGAACGATTACGATCTCTGCATCACCGAATTCCTGCGGGTGATCGATCAGCGGCTGCCAGCCAAATCCTTCTACCGGCTATGCCCGGAACTGCACCATGCCAGCAGAACGCCATCTGGCACCCAGGTGCGGGTGCAACTGCTGGGCCAGTATCCCGAATGGCTGGCGGAAAACGCTGCTCAGGCAGTCGAACTGGGTTCTTACGGTGTCGATCTGAACTGCGGCTGCCCGTCCAAACATGTCAACGGCAGCGGCGGCGGGGCCACCTTGCTCAAAGATCCCGAACTGATTTATCAGGGTGCCAAAGCGATGCGCGCCGCGGTGCCAGCGCATCTGCCGGTGACGGTAAAAGTGCGCTTGGGTTGGGATTCAGATTCCCGTAGCTTTGAAATTGCCGATGCGGTGCAGCAAGCGGGGGCGACCGAAATCACCATCCATGGCCGTACCAAAGAGGACGGTTATAAAGCCGATCGCATCAACTGGCAGGCGATCGGTGAGATCCGCCAGCGTTTGACCATCCCGGTGATTGCCAACGGGGAAATCTGGGACTATCAAAGTGCGCAGGCCTGTATGCAGGCCACCGGCTGCGATGCGGTAATGCTGGGCCGTGGGGCGTTGAACATCCCCAACCTGAGCCGGGTGGTGAAATATAACGAACCGCGTATGCCTTGGCCGCAGGTGGTGCAGCTATTGCAAAAGTATGTGCATCTGGAAAAGCAGGGCGATACCGGTTTATACCACGTTGCCCGTATCAAACAGTGGCTCAGCTACCTGCGCAAAGAGTATCAGGAAGCCACTGAGCTGTTTACCGAGATCCGCACGTTAAACAACTCCAAGGATATTGCTCGGGTGATTTGCCGCTAA
- a CDS encoding arylamine N-acetyltransferase family protein, which yields MDIPRYLQHIGFTGTPQADLQTLQQLHRCHMLAVPFENLSIIYHQGIDLSETGLFSKIVEHNRGGFCYELNRIFALLLQQIGFQVAFISGEIHARDGSFGPPFDHMALVVTLDQPYLVDVGFGDSFLAPLKITTTDQQPQASGTFHLEQDGEWYHLERRNGDRTSHAKTLYRFTLQPRQPEEFNDMCHYHSTSPLSHFTQKLVCSRPTEDGRITLSELKLIVTQDHHRKESTLHSEEERLEALRHYFAIELRG from the coding sequence GTGGACATACCACGCTACCTGCAACACATCGGCTTCACAGGCACACCACAAGCCGACCTGCAAACTCTGCAACAGTTGCATCGCTGCCATATGCTGGCGGTGCCCTTCGAGAATTTGAGCATTATCTATCATCAGGGGATCGATCTTAGCGAGACCGGGCTGTTCAGCAAAATCGTCGAGCATAATCGCGGGGGGTTTTGCTATGAATTGAACCGGATATTCGCCCTACTGTTGCAGCAGATCGGCTTTCAGGTAGCGTTTATATCCGGGGAAATCCACGCCAGAGACGGCTCTTTTGGCCCGCCGTTTGACCATATGGCGCTGGTGGTGACCCTGGATCAGCCGTATCTGGTCGATGTAGGGTTTGGCGATTCTTTCCTCGCCCCGCTGAAAATCACCACCACCGATCAACAACCGCAGGCCAGCGGCACCTTTCATCTTGAGCAAGACGGTGAGTGGTATCATCTGGAGCGCCGCAACGGCGATCGGACTTCCCACGCCAAGACGCTTTATCGCTTTACCCTGCAACCCCGGCAGCCGGAAGAATTTAACGATATGTGCCACTATCACAGCACTTCCCCACTGTCGCACTTTACCCAAAAGCTGGTGTGCTCCCGCCCCACAGAGGATGGCCGCATCACCCTCAGCGAGTTAAAGCTGATCGTGACCCAAGACCATCACCGTAAGGAGTCTACTCTGCATTCGGAGGAAGAACGGTTGGAGGCGTTGCGGCACTATTTCGCCATTGAACTAAGGGGTTAG
- the tnpA gene encoding IS200/IS605 family transposase yields the protein MRDEKSLAHTRWNCKYHIVFAPKYRRQVFYGEKRKAIGSILRKLCEWKNVNIVEAECCVDHIHMLLEIPPKMSVSGFMGYLKGKSSLMLYEQFGDLKFKYRNREFWCRGYYVDTVGKNTTRIQEYIKHQLEEDKMGEQLSIPYPGSPFTGRK from the coding sequence ATGAGGGACGAAAAGAGCTTAGCGCACACGCGATGGAACTGTAAATATCACATAGTATTTGCGCCGAAGTACCGAAGACAGGTGTTCTACGGGGAAAAACGCAAAGCGATTGGCAGCATCTTAAGAAAGCTGTGCGAATGGAAGAACGTGAATATTGTGGAGGCGGAATGCTGTGTGGATCACATCCATATGCTTCTGGAAATCCCACCCAAGATGAGTGTGTCGGGTTTTATGGGATATCTGAAGGGAAAGAGCAGCCTGATGCTTTATGAGCAGTTTGGCGATTTGAAGTTCAAATATCGTAACAGGGAGTTTTGGTGTCGAGGGTATTACGTTGATACGGTTGGTAAAAATACAACCAGGATACAAGAATACATAAAGCACCAACTGGAAGAGGATAAGATGGGTGAGCAGTTGTCGATCCCCTATCCGGGTAGCCCGTTTACGGGCCGTAAGTAA
- a CDS encoding SDR family NAD(P)-dependent oxidoreductase, translating to MQDFTGKVALVTGASTGIGEAIAQELVDRGAKVAITARNRARLVATAQRMDPTGKSVFPLVMDARDPESVRSAVAQTLALGGQLHLLVNNAGITGPHDVPLNEYSIDDWHAVIETDLSGTFYGMKYGLPAIVAAGGGAVVNLSSANGIVGIAGIAPYTAAKHGIIGLTRAAALEFADRGIRINAVGPGYVDTPSMARLPALVREKMAASHPMGRMATREEVAKTVVFLLSTDSSFTTGAFYSIDGGYTAQ from the coding sequence ATGCAAGATTTTACGGGTAAAGTGGCGTTGGTGACCGGTGCTTCCACTGGTATTGGTGAAGCTATTGCTCAAGAGTTGGTCGATCGCGGAGCGAAGGTAGCGATCACCGCCAGAAATCGCGCAAGACTGGTAGCAACGGCACAACGTATGGATCCGACAGGCAAATCGGTATTTCCGTTGGTGATGGATGCTCGCGATCCTGAATCGGTGCGCAGTGCGGTAGCGCAAACGCTGGCCCTTGGCGGGCAATTGCATCTGCTGGTCAACAATGCCGGTATTACCGGGCCGCACGATGTGCCGCTGAATGAATATTCCATTGATGATTGGCACGCGGTGATTGAAACCGATCTCAGCGGCACCTTCTATGGGATGAAGTACGGGTTGCCCGCTATTGTGGCAGCAGGCGGTGGCGCGGTAGTGAACCTCTCTTCCGCCAATGGCATAGTCGGCATTGCCGGTATTGCGCCTTATACCGCGGCCAAGCACGGCATTATCGGTTTGACGAGGGCCGCCGCTCTGGAGTTTGCCGATCGGGGGATACGCATCAACGCCGTCGGGCCTGGTTATGTCGATACGCCTTCGATGGCCAGATTACCAGCCTTGGTGCGGGAGAAAATGGCTGCCTCCCATCCGATGGGGCGTATGGCTACGCGTGAAGAGGTAGCGAAAACGGTGGTTTTTTTGCTTTCTACAGACAGCAGTTTTACCACCGGGGCCTTTTACAGCATTGATGGGGGTTATACGGCGCAGTAA
- the ansP gene encoding L-asparagine permease, protein MHSDKTTAHDKQAARKRWLDSHESGYHKSMGKRQIQMIAIGGSIGTGLFLGTGARLQMAGPALALVYLVCGVFSFFILRALGELVLHRPSSGSFVSYAREFLGEKASYVAGWMYFLNWAMTGIVDITAVALYMHYWGTFAEVPQWLFALGALGIVATMNMIGVKWFAEMEFWFALIKVAAISLFLVVGVIFLGVGTPVAGNTTGIHLITDNGGMFPHGLLPALVLVQGVIFAFAGIELIGTAAGECKDPEKMMPKAINSVIWRIGLFYVGSVVLLVLLLPWNAYQPGQSPFVTFFSKLGVPYIGTIMNIVVLTAALSSLNSGLYSTGRILRSLSMGGSAPKLMAKMSSQQVPYAGILVTCGIYVIGVVLNYLVPSQVFEIVLNIASLGIICSWAFIIVCQMQLRKAIKAGKAKPVAFKMPGAPVTSWLTLLFLFAVVIMMAFDYPNGTWTIATIPVLAVLLLLGWFGLRKRAAQVKLEQQAHEQHNGQ, encoded by the coding sequence ATGCACTCAGACAAAACGACTGCACATGACAAGCAGGCGGCGAGAAAGCGTTGGTTGGACTCACACGAGTCCGGTTACCACAAAAGCATGGGTAAACGGCAGATACAGATGATCGCCATTGGCGGCTCTATCGGCACGGGCCTATTCCTTGGCACCGGTGCACGTCTTCAGATGGCGGGTCCGGCACTGGCGCTGGTGTATCTGGTATGTGGCGTGTTTTCTTTTTTCATCCTACGCGCCTTGGGCGAGCTGGTATTACACCGCCCATCCAGCGGCAGTTTCGTTTCCTATGCACGCGAATTTCTCGGTGAAAAGGCCTCCTACGTTGCAGGCTGGATGTACTTTCTTAATTGGGCGATGACCGGCATTGTCGATATCACCGCAGTAGCGCTGTATATGCATTATTGGGGTACCTTCGCCGAGGTTCCCCAGTGGCTGTTTGCCCTGGGGGCGCTTGGAATTGTGGCTACCATGAATATGATCGGCGTGAAATGGTTCGCCGAAATGGAGTTCTGGTTTGCGTTGATCAAGGTCGCCGCCATCTCTCTGTTCCTGGTCGTGGGGGTCATCTTCCTTGGCGTCGGCACACCGGTAGCGGGTAATACAACCGGCATCCACCTGATCACCGATAACGGCGGCATGTTCCCACATGGTCTGTTGCCTGCTTTGGTATTGGTACAAGGGGTGATTTTCGCCTTTGCCGGTATCGAACTGATAGGCACCGCCGCTGGCGAGTGTAAAGATCCGGAAAAAATGATGCCAAAAGCGATCAACAGCGTGATCTGGCGTATCGGTTTGTTCTATGTCGGCTCGGTGGTACTGCTGGTTCTGCTGTTACCCTGGAACGCCTATCAGCCTGGGCAAAGCCCGTTTGTCACCTTCTTTTCCAAGCTTGGCGTACCCTACATCGGTACCATCATGAATATCGTGGTGCTGACCGCCGCCCTTTCCAGCCTGAACTCTGGCCTGTACTCAACAGGCCGTATCCTGCGCTCACTCTCCATGGGGGGATCAGCACCAAAGCTGATGGCTAAAATGAGCAGCCAGCAGGTACCTTACGCCGGTATTCTGGTGACCTGCGGCATCTATGTGATTGGCGTGGTGCTGAATTATCTGGTGCCATCGCAGGTGTTCGAGATCGTGCTGAATATCGCTTCGCTGGGCATCATCTGTTCTTGGGCGTTTATTATCGTTTGCCAGATGCAACTGCGTAAGGCGATCAAGGCGGGGAAAGCCAAACCGGTGGCGTTTAAAATGCCAGGAGCACCGGTCACCTCGTGGCTGACGCTGTTGTTCCTGTTCGCGGTGGTGATCATGATGGCCTTTGATTACCCGAACGGTACCTGGACTATTGCCACCATCCCAGTGCTGGCCGTGTTACTGCTACTTGGCTGGTTTGGCCTGCGCAAGCGTGCTGCACAGGTGAAGCTTGAACAACAGGCTCACGAGCAACACAACGGCCAATAA
- a CDS encoding PACE efflux transporter, translated as MQGVKRKLVYVTAYEVIGMVISALGLALLSGSAPSSTGPLAVIITTIAVTWNLIYNYLYEFWESRQASRTRTLKRRILHAVGFQLTLVVYLIPLIAWWMEISLLQALLLDMALIVIIPCYTFVFNWAFDKIFGLPTSALPAAESA; from the coding sequence ATGCAAGGCGTGAAACGCAAACTGGTCTATGTGACCGCTTATGAAGTTATCGGTATGGTCATTTCGGCCCTTGGGTTGGCACTACTCTCCGGCTCCGCCCCGAGCAGCACCGGGCCGTTGGCGGTGATCATCACCACCATCGCCGTCACTTGGAACCTGATTTACAACTACTTGTACGAATTCTGGGAAAGCCGCCAGGCATCACGCACCCGCACGCTGAAGCGCCGCATTCTGCACGCGGTGGGCTTTCAACTGACGCTGGTGGTTTACCTGATCCCGCTGATCGCCTGGTGGATGGAGATTTCCCTGCTGCAGGCCTTGCTGTTGGATATGGCGCTGATCGTGATTATTCCCTGCTATACCTTTGTGTTTAACTGGGCCTTCGACAAAATATTCGGGCTGCCGACCTCTGCCCTGCCTGCCGCCGAATCGGCCTGA
- a CDS encoding LysR family transcriptional regulator — protein sequence MNFSSDNIELFLAVLDRGSFSAAARALRRVPSAVSMGIANMEAELGFQLFDRSHREPVPTALALALAPHARLIAEQLKQLQNHAIELSQGLESRLSIGVASDINSSGLLAAVKALAERYPLLDIEVLTAPQDDVLHMLHQQRVSLCLAFGGLDVNSQEHFHYVGSESLVATIAAQHSALGAGGAELFLEELVNVRQIMVASRDLPMADKRPQVAESFWRTDSLPMALSMVEAGLGWGNFPLSLTAPLLEQGRLIRLKFKNTKNELRLPVHLIWLKHQPQQKAARELVALMMGPSP from the coding sequence ATGAATTTTTCCAGTGACAATATCGAACTGTTTTTGGCCGTGTTGGATCGCGGCTCATTCTCGGCGGCAGCCAGGGCGTTGCGGCGGGTGCCTTCGGCGGTCAGCATGGGGATCGCCAATATGGAGGCGGAGCTGGGTTTTCAGCTGTTTGACCGCTCGCACCGTGAACCGGTGCCCACCGCGCTGGCATTGGCACTGGCTCCCCACGCGCGCTTGATTGCCGAGCAGCTCAAGCAGCTGCAGAACCACGCCATTGAGCTTTCTCAAGGGCTGGAAAGCAGGCTGTCGATCGGTGTGGCATCTGATATCAACAGCAGCGGTCTATTGGCGGCGGTGAAAGCGTTGGCGGAACGCTACCCGCTGTTGGATATCGAGGTGCTGACTGCCCCACAAGATGATGTTTTGCATATGCTGCATCAACAGCGGGTCAGCCTGTGCCTGGCATTCGGCGGGCTGGACGTTAACAGCCAGGAACATTTTCACTATGTGGGTAGCGAGTCGTTGGTGGCAACCATTGCGGCGCAACATTCAGCCCTGGGCGCTGGTGGTGCCGAGTTGTTTCTGGAGGAACTGGTCAACGTGCGGCAGATCATGGTGGCCAGCCGGGATTTGCCTATGGCCGATAAACGCCCACAGGTAGCGGAATCCTTTTGGCGTACTGACAGTTTGCCGATGGCGTTAAGCATGGTGGAAGCCGGGCTGGGGTGGGGCAACTTTCCGCTGTCGTTAACTGCGCCGTTGCTGGAACAGGGCCGGTTGATCCGCCTGAAATTTAAAAATACCAAAAACGAACTGCGTCTGCCGGTGCACCTGATTTGGCTGAAGCACCAGCCGCAACAGAAGGCGGCCAGGGAGTTGGTGGCGTTGATGATGGGCCCCTCACCCTAA
- a CDS encoding LysE family translocator: MINETLLSVLSITGAITLGAMSPGQSFILVARTAVASSRRDGMAVALGMGIGCFIFALIALLGLQSLLLALPWLYTTLKMLGGAYLIYLAFKMLRGANQPLMIEAVGGQQLGFRRAFTTGLLTQLGNPNTAIVFGSVFAALLSHKIPMVLYIVLPLIALAVDLLWYAFVAFVLSSPRPRRVYLRFKAWFDRLGGSVLALLGLKLMLNK; the protein is encoded by the coding sequence ATGATCAACGAAACGCTATTATCGGTACTCAGCATTACCGGGGCTATTACGCTTGGCGCGATGAGCCCAGGGCAAAGCTTTATTCTGGTGGCGCGAACGGCGGTGGCTTCGTCACGGCGCGATGGGATGGCGGTAGCATTGGGGATGGGGATCGGCTGTTTTATCTTCGCACTAATCGCCTTGTTGGGGCTGCAATCGCTGCTGCTGGCGCTGCCTTGGCTGTATACCACGCTGAAAATGCTGGGAGGGGCCTATCTGATCTATCTGGCGTTCAAAATGCTGCGCGGAGCCAATCAGCCGTTGATGATCGAAGCGGTTGGCGGCCAGCAGCTAGGCTTTCGTCGGGCGTTCACCACCGGGCTGCTAACCCAGTTGGGCAACCCGAACACCGCTATCGTATTCGGCAGCGTGTTTGCGGCGTTGCTCAGCCATAAGATCCCCATGGTGCTGTATATCGTGCTGCCGCTGATTGCTCTGGCCGTCGATCTGCTGTGGTATGCCTTTGTGGCGTTTGTGCTGTCATCACCGCGCCCGCGCCGCGTCTACCTGCGCTTCAAAGCCTGGTTCGATCGCCTGGGCGGCAGCGTGCTGGCCTTACTGGGCCTGAAGCTGATGCTCAACAAATAG
- a CDS encoding DedA family protein, with translation MTDLAHYITQYGYWALLIGCLLEGETITLLGGIAAHNGLLRLPLVIAVVAIGGALGDQVLYFAGRHFGGRVLARIESQQARIERAQKLIASHPILFVIGVRFMYGFRLIGPVLIGASKLPPSRFIPLNILGAILWATLFVLLGYFGGQAISSFVSGSDKKLYSLLFCVVVIAAILLLRYWWRRRHAQ, from the coding sequence ATGACGGATTTGGCCCACTACATTACACAATATGGCTACTGGGCACTGCTGATTGGCTGCCTGCTCGAAGGGGAAACCATCACCCTGCTGGGAGGAATTGCGGCACACAACGGATTGCTGCGCCTGCCGCTAGTGATTGCAGTGGTTGCCATTGGCGGCGCCTTGGGCGATCAGGTGCTCTATTTTGCCGGGCGCCATTTTGGTGGGCGGGTGCTTGCCCGCATCGAGAGCCAACAAGCCCGCATTGAACGCGCCCAAAAGCTGATTGCCAGCCACCCGATTTTATTTGTGATTGGCGTGCGTTTTATGTACGGGTTCCGGCTTATCGGCCCGGTGCTGATCGGTGCCAGCAAGCTGCCCCCCTCGCGCTTTATCCCGCTGAATATTCTGGGGGCTATCCTGTGGGCCACGCTATTTGTACTGCTTGGCTATTTTGGTGGCCAGGCCATCAGCAGTTTTGTCAGCGGTAGTGACAAAAAGCTGTATAGCCTGCTGTTCTGCGTGGTGGTGATAGCCGCTATTCTGCTGCTTCGCTACTGGTGGCGGAGGCGTCACGCACAATAA
- a CDS encoding sensor histidine kinase, whose amino-acid sequence MIIYALQQQYEEQSVTYRILYREVTVKLSQLETVLSLLSVSSDPAIVQQKFPQIVAWKRMPQAQPIPTLTPTGEGTYWLAHQHFALLIDPALLFTDIPQRHDFRQIGLSWHNKPLFEQGDHAQPAYWQWDKWISSASQPFALSARNDPDWARLPWLLLLLLPVFWAGVVYFIDQYRIQKRQRNIAVLREHFSQLTRLNAMGEITASMVHELNQPLTAVLSYNQAALRLLDQQQQDKAVPLLDAAVIQIKRISTLLLQFRQKLAHEQVVLQEVNLHKVWLRVTMLLEDEINKGKVRIVNRMPDALPTLRADPLWVEQIFHNIVTNAIQAQQPNQPEPGWVAIDAEYSKQGIQLMITDGGPGLSEPALQQVFIPFFTTRQEGLGLGMALTETLVQRLNGTITVENMADQGARFTLWFPFNTQEE is encoded by the coding sequence ATGATAATTTATGCTTTGCAACAGCAATATGAAGAGCAATCAGTTACCTATCGTATTTTATATCGTGAGGTTACGGTTAAATTATCCCAGCTTGAGACGGTGCTTTCCTTACTGTCGGTGTCCAGCGATCCCGCCATCGTCCAGCAAAAATTCCCGCAGATTGTGGCTTGGAAACGTATGCCACAGGCACAGCCAATCCCGACTTTAACGCCAACGGGAGAGGGAACTTACTGGCTGGCACACCAACATTTTGCGTTGTTGATCGATCCTGCGCTGCTATTTACGGACATTCCACAGCGTCATGATTTCCGGCAGATCGGCCTGAGCTGGCACAACAAACCTTTATTTGAGCAGGGGGATCATGCTCAACCAGCGTATTGGCAATGGGACAAGTGGATCAGCAGTGCCTCTCAGCCTTTTGCATTATCCGCCCGAAACGACCCTGATTGGGCGCGTTTGCCTTGGTTGCTGTTATTGCTGCTGCCGGTTTTCTGGGCTGGTGTCGTCTATTTTATCGACCAATACCGTATTCAAAAACGCCAACGCAATATTGCCGTTTTGCGTGAACACTTCTCGCAATTGACGCGGCTTAACGCCATGGGGGAAATCACGGCCAGTATGGTTCACGAACTCAACCAGCCGCTGACTGCGGTGTTAAGTTATAACCAGGCTGCCCTGCGCCTGTTAGATCAACAGCAGCAGGATAAAGCCGTGCCGTTGCTTGATGCGGCAGTGATACAAATCAAACGCATCAGCACGTTGCTGCTGCAATTTCGGCAAAAGTTGGCGCATGAGCAGGTAGTATTGCAAGAGGTCAATCTGCATAAGGTCTGGTTGCGCGTCACTATGCTGCTGGAAGATGAGATCAACAAGGGCAAGGTCAGGATCGTTAACCGGATGCCCGATGCGTTACCCACTCTACGAGCCGATCCTCTCTGGGTTGAACAAATCTTCCATAACATAGTGACCAACGCCATTCAGGCACAACAGCCCAATCAGCCGGAGCCAGGTTGGGTGGCAATCGATGCTGAATACTCGAAGCAAGGGATCCAACTGATGATTACCGATGGTGGGCCAGGGCTTTCTGAACCCGCATTACAACAGGTCTTTATTCCCTTCTTCACGACTCGCCAAGAGGGATTGGGGCTGGGCATGGCGCTGACGGAAACTCTGGTGCAGCGCCTGAACGGCACTATTACGGTGGAAAATATGGCCGATCAGGGGGCGCGTTTTACCCTGTGGTTTCCCTTTAACACTCAGGAGGAGTGA